GAAAAACGAGCCCAAGCTCGATACCGAGCTCACAAGCTGGTTGGCCTTTGCCAATGAAAAGCTTGATGAAATTGCAAGTCTTAGAAACCTCCTGGTCGACTCGGATTCGAATCAGGACAAACTCGCAAAAAACATTTCAGCGCATCAATCACACAGCAACAGCAAGCGCATTCACAATCCCGAAGTCGCCCAACGACTGGCAGCAGTCAAAGATCCTGACTACGAACGCGACAGCACCTTCGCAGCACGCCAAAAGGCACAACAGGAAAAGCTGGACCTGCCACTCTTTCCGACCACAACCATTGGCTCGTTTCCGCAGACCAAAGCAGTGCGCTCGGCACGAGCGCGTTTCAAAAAAGGCGAACTCAACGCCGAGCAGTACGATCAATTCCTGAAAGAAGAGACAAAGCGTTGCGTCGAGTTTCAGGATAACATTGGCATCGACATGCCCGTCCATGGTGAGTTCGAACGCAATGACATGGTTGAGTTTTTTGGCGAACAACTCGACGGCTTTACCTTCACGAAAAACGGCTGGGTCCAGAGCTACGGATCACGTTACGTCAAGCCTCCCGTCATCTTCGGCGATGTCAGCCGTCCAAGTGCAATGACCACCTATTGGTCGGAGTATGCGCAAAGTCTAACCAAACGCCCAATGAAGGGCATGCTGACCGGACCAATTACCATCCTGCAATGGAGCTTTGTCCGCAATGACCAGCCTCGTGAATTGACAACACGCCAGATTGCCCTGGCGATCCGTGACGAAGTGGCTGACCTTGAGCGCATTGGAATCGCCGCCATCCAGATCGACGAACCAGCTATCCGTGAAGGTCTGCCTCTGCGCCGATCCGACTGGGCTGCCTATCTTGATTGGGCTGTGAAGGCGTTCCGTCTCAGCTCATGCTGCGTACGAGATGACACTCAAATTCATACGCATATGTGCTATTCCGAGTTCAATGACATCATTGATTCCATTGCGGCACTTGATGCGGACGTGATCACGATCGAAACCTCCCGTTCCAATATGGAACTCCTTGATGCGTTTGTCGGCTTCCAGTATCCAAATGAAATCGGCCCCGGCATCTACGATATCCATTCTCCGCGCATCCCTGGCATTCAGGAAATGGAGAAACTGATGCATAAGGCGTCCGCGCTCCTGCCGATTCGTAATCTTTGGGTCAATCCCGACTGTGGTCTGAAAACCCGCAACTGGGCCGAGGTCGAACCCGCCCTGCGCAACATGGTGGCGTGCGCCGAAAGCTTACGCGAAAACGCTACCGTAGAAAGTGCTGAAATGGCGACAACGACCTAAGGTGTCCTAAGGGAGCGGGGGCATTCCTGCCCCCGTCAGATCCTAAGCAAACACAACATACGGGGGCAGAAATGCCCCCGTTCCTTTTTGTTAACTCCATTTAGCTTGCGCTGGATTGCACGGCTGAGAACCATACGTCCTGTGTTTCCCAAAGTTATTGAATT
The Rubellicoccus peritrichatus DNA segment above includes these coding regions:
- the metE gene encoding 5-methyltetrahydropteroyltriglutamate--homocysteine S-methyltransferase, with the protein product MSSQQKTHNLGYPRIGERRELKKATEAYWQGKLSQDELKAVGKQLRQTNWEKQRDAGIDLIPCNDFSFYDQMLDMSCLLGNIPERFQGEHSNDTFDLQFKIARGVQETKDKSSPCSPSGFASEMTKWFDTNYHFIVPEFTKESTFQVLSTKVFDEFAEAKALGINAKPVLIGPLTYLTLGKVQDAKNPDFNRFELIDKLLPVYETVLARLAEEGAEWVQIDEPVLALDLSNEQRAILKESYARLANASGAAKLIVASYFGELRENLADFLALPVDGLHFDADRGYAEIDSVLANFPKDKILSLGVVDGRNIWINDFSRSLQILNKATTTVGPESLWVAPSCSLLHTPITLKNEPKLDTELTSWLAFANEKLDEIASLRNLLVDSDSNQDKLAKNISAHQSHSNSKRIHNPEVAQRLAAVKDPDYERDSTFAARQKAQQEKLDLPLFPTTTIGSFPQTKAVRSARARFKKGELNAEQYDQFLKEETKRCVEFQDNIGIDMPVHGEFERNDMVEFFGEQLDGFTFTKNGWVQSYGSRYVKPPVIFGDVSRPSAMTTYWSEYAQSLTKRPMKGMLTGPITILQWSFVRNDQPRELTTRQIALAIRDEVADLERIGIAAIQIDEPAIREGLPLRRSDWAAYLDWAVKAFRLSSCCVRDDTQIHTHMCYSEFNDIIDSIAALDADVITIETSRSNMELLDAFVGFQYPNEIGPGIYDIHSPRIPGIQEMEKLMHKASALLPIRNLWVNPDCGLKTRNWAEVEPALRNMVACAESLRENATVESAEMATTT